In the genome of Myxococcus stipitatus, one region contains:
- a CDS encoding metallophosphoesterase family protein: MIRVGIPGVLLAVVLTGCFRPAENRAVRDSKVGQAEGGGLSLQVEDGLAAVRHLGAGEVTLWGNAPVFTARTTLSASAPGQWLITVRNAMPDAELSVRSDSGEVLPVESVAQALPTVKAWRVELRAGGSATLHVAPPGWDSTAPFRFAALADVQEALPRVGDIYARLAKDDSLRFILFSGDLTERGTREELLEFQERLEAGSRIPLYATLGNHETFSKDAEEYTSLVGRGSQSFVFQNVRFTVVDSSNGTLDPIVEEQLDGWLSSSRNGAHVVAMHVPPQDPVGLRGGGFANRGESAGLVGKLAREGVDLTLYGHIHSYYSFTNAGIPAFISGGGGAIPETFDGVGRHYLAVDVGANEGLREAALVRVD, encoded by the coding sequence GTGATTCGCGTGGGCATCCCAGGTGTGTTGTTGGCGGTGGTGCTGACCGGATGCTTCCGGCCCGCGGAGAACCGCGCGGTGCGCGACTCGAAGGTGGGTCAGGCCGAGGGCGGTGGCCTGTCGCTCCAGGTCGAGGACGGCCTCGCGGCGGTGCGGCACCTGGGCGCGGGGGAGGTGACGCTCTGGGGCAACGCGCCGGTCTTCACCGCGAGGACCACGCTGAGCGCCTCCGCCCCGGGGCAGTGGCTCATCACCGTGCGCAACGCGATGCCGGACGCGGAGCTGTCGGTGCGGTCGGACTCCGGCGAGGTGCTGCCCGTGGAGTCCGTGGCGCAGGCGCTGCCCACGGTGAAGGCGTGGCGGGTGGAGCTGCGCGCGGGAGGCTCGGCGACGTTGCACGTGGCGCCTCCGGGCTGGGACTCCACCGCGCCGTTCCGCTTCGCCGCGCTCGCGGACGTGCAGGAAGCGCTGCCCCGCGTGGGAGACATCTACGCGCGGCTGGCGAAGGACGACTCGCTGCGCTTCATCCTCTTCTCGGGAGACCTCACGGAGCGAGGCACCCGCGAGGAGCTGCTCGAGTTCCAGGAGCGGCTGGAGGCGGGCTCACGCATCCCGCTGTACGCCACGCTGGGCAACCACGAGACCTTCTCGAAGGACGCGGAGGAGTACACCTCGCTCGTCGGCCGAGGCAGCCAGAGCTTCGTCTTCCAGAACGTGCGCTTCACCGTGGTGGACTCCAGCAACGGCACGCTGGACCCCATCGTGGAGGAGCAGCTGGACGGGTGGCTGTCGTCCTCGCGGAACGGCGCGCACGTGGTGGCCATGCACGTGCCCCCGCAGGACCCGGTGGGCCTGCGCGGCGGAGGCTTCGCGAACCGGGGTGAGTCCGCGGGGCTGGTGGGCAAGCTCGCGCGAGAGGGTGTGGACCTCACGCTCTACGGCCACATCCACTCGTACTACTCCTTCACCAACGCGGGCATCCCCGCGTTCATCTCCGGCGGAGGCGGCGCGATTCCGGAGACCTTCGATGGCGTGGGCCGCCACTACCTGGCGGTGGACGTCGGCGCGAACGAAGGCCTGCGCGAGGCCGCCCTCGTCCGCGTGGACTGA
- a CDS encoding TonB-dependent receptor, giving the protein MRLALFTARPSARRAVLSRAPFSRALVAALTLFTSPALAGMNGSPAIVSVLALGQATTQPQETASGIEPAPVQAQQAAQPPVSEIAPAAPAQDLAQPPAPAAAQAQQDTGVAQPSTETALSAEDEAMLAESSAPPAGFTGIHGKVADEANGEGLIEATVKVVTGEQKQVLTDLDGNYRLALPPGKYDLRVFYDVYQGRRITGVVVTQGKATKLDVALGADVGAVQEVVVEARSDRRAEGALLQERKKAAAVSDAISAQEISRTPDSSASDAVKRVVSATVVDGRYVLLRGLGGRYSTTLLNGALLPSPEPDEPSVPLDLFPTSLLANLNVVKSYTADLPGTFGGGTLLIETNTYPSQFEFKPRITFGGDTETTGQARNAQRGGGAMEFLGFPGSQRRLPDAIPTGYALGDGNESPAELERQWESFPNIWKARSKTALPNMGLSASLGDTLRFDNQRLGYLATINYGHKESTQNTQYNKAAFDLDGTFTSYDDAQAKLGVETANLSGLASIGYQLDRDNELTVFSLYTRGTDTRTTTSTGSDTLRGDRYEGSRLQFIVRQLSFNQLRGFHRVGFLGDAEIDWQANLSRVDRDEPDTRDTLYSDNLGNPSGAVSFPNQANSGERFFAELGETSGGGSVNLTVPFTDVRLKLGGLAQFSGRDFRARRFRYGIVPNMDVDRFLPPEQLFSPEYLGNGMRVQESTRPDSDAYDASLGVFAGYVTADVTPTEALRLVGGLRLEGSEQKLTALNQFTGVEQSNNQVSYLDWLPTFNAIYALTPTINVRAGYSYTLARPTFRELAPFTFYDFVRRRNISGNPDLKQTRIHNVDARVEWFVGDNEVLAASAFYKRFQNPIERVINSVGAGDMNFENTAGADTYGIELEARTSLGRLTPSLQPVRVGANLTLIQSQIDLGNVQGLQTNSERPLQGQSPYVINVNVGYEHAPSGTEVALLYNVYGRRISEVGTDNLPDVYEQPFHRVDLAVTQQLTKATQLKLTASNLLNSKVTLQQGDITLLQYRPGIAFSASLGLSL; this is encoded by the coding sequence ATGCGGCTCGCGTTGTTTACGGCGCGACCGTCGGCAAGGAGAGCCGTGTTGTCTCGCGCACCCTTTTCGCGCGCCCTCGTGGCAGCGCTCACACTCTTCACCTCGCCCGCACTCGCGGGGATGAATGGCTCGCCCGCCATCGTCTCCGTGCTGGCCCTCGGTCAGGCGACCACGCAGCCGCAGGAGACCGCGTCTGGGATTGAGCCCGCTCCCGTGCAGGCACAGCAGGCGGCGCAGCCTCCCGTGTCTGAGATTGCGCCCGCCGCCCCCGCACAGGACCTCGCGCAACCGCCCGCTCCCGCCGCCGCGCAGGCGCAGCAGGACACGGGCGTGGCGCAGCCCTCCACCGAGACCGCCCTCTCCGCCGAGGACGAGGCGATGCTGGCCGAGTCCTCCGCGCCGCCCGCGGGCTTCACCGGCATCCACGGCAAGGTCGCCGACGAGGCCAACGGTGAGGGCCTCATCGAGGCCACCGTGAAGGTCGTCACGGGCGAGCAGAAGCAAGTCCTCACCGACCTGGACGGCAACTACCGCCTCGCGCTCCCGCCCGGCAAATACGACCTGCGCGTCTTCTACGACGTGTACCAGGGCCGCCGGATCACCGGCGTCGTCGTGACACAGGGCAAGGCGACGAAGCTCGATGTCGCGCTCGGCGCGGACGTCGGCGCCGTGCAGGAGGTCGTCGTCGAGGCCCGCTCCGACCGCCGCGCCGAAGGCGCCCTCCTCCAGGAGCGCAAGAAGGCCGCCGCCGTCTCCGACGCCATCAGCGCCCAGGAAATCTCCCGCACCCCCGACTCCAGCGCCTCCGATGCCGTCAAGCGCGTCGTCAGCGCCACCGTCGTCGACGGCCGCTACGTGCTCCTGCGCGGACTCGGCGGTCGCTACAGCACCACGCTCCTCAACGGCGCGCTCCTGCCCAGCCCGGAGCCCGATGAGCCCAGCGTCCCGCTCGACCTGTTCCCCACCTCGCTGCTCGCCAACCTCAACGTGGTGAAGAGCTATACCGCCGATCTGCCCGGCACCTTCGGCGGCGGCACCCTCCTCATCGAGACCAACACCTACCCCTCCCAGTTCGAGTTCAAGCCGCGCATCACCTTCGGCGGCGATACGGAGACGACGGGCCAGGCGCGCAACGCGCAGCGCGGCGGCGGCGCCATGGAGTTCCTCGGCTTCCCCGGCAGCCAGCGCCGCCTCCCCGACGCCATCCCCACCGGCTACGCGCTCGGCGATGGCAACGAGTCCCCCGCGGAGCTGGAGCGCCAGTGGGAGAGCTTCCCCAACATCTGGAAGGCGCGCTCGAAGACGGCGCTGCCCAACATGGGCCTGAGCGCGTCGCTCGGCGACACGCTGCGCTTCGACAACCAGCGCCTGGGCTACCTGGCCACCATCAACTACGGCCACAAGGAGTCCACGCAGAACACCCAGTACAACAAGGCCGCGTTCGACCTGGATGGCACCTTCACCAGCTACGACGACGCCCAGGCGAAGCTCGGCGTGGAGACCGCCAACCTCAGCGGCCTCGCCAGCATCGGCTACCAGCTGGACCGCGACAACGAGCTGACCGTCTTCAGCCTCTACACCCGAGGCACCGACACCCGCACCACCACCAGCACCGGCAGCGACACGCTCCGCGGCGACCGCTACGAGGGCAGCCGCCTCCAGTTCATCGTCCGTCAGCTCTCCTTCAACCAGCTGCGCGGCTTCCACCGCGTGGGCTTCCTGGGCGACGCGGAAATCGACTGGCAGGCCAACCTCTCCCGCGTGGACCGCGACGAGCCGGACACCCGCGACACGCTCTACAGCGACAACCTGGGCAACCCCTCCGGCGCCGTCTCCTTCCCCAACCAGGCCAACAGCGGCGAGCGCTTCTTCGCCGAGCTGGGTGAGACGTCCGGCGGCGGCAGCGTCAACCTCACCGTCCCCTTCACCGACGTGCGCCTGAAGCTGGGCGGCCTCGCGCAGTTCTCCGGCCGCGACTTCCGCGCCCGCCGCTTCCGCTACGGCATCGTCCCCAACATGGACGTGGACCGCTTCCTCCCGCCCGAGCAGCTCTTCAGCCCCGAGTACCTGGGCAACGGCATGCGCGTGCAGGAGAGCACCCGCCCGGACTCGGATGCGTATGACGCGTCGCTGGGTGTCTTCGCCGGCTACGTCACCGCCGACGTCACCCCCACCGAGGCGCTCCGCCTGGTCGGCGGCCTGCGCCTGGAGGGCTCCGAGCAGAAGCTCACCGCGCTCAACCAGTTCACCGGCGTGGAGCAGTCCAACAACCAGGTCAGCTACCTGGACTGGCTGCCCACCTTCAACGCCATCTACGCGCTCACCCCCACCATCAACGTGCGCGCGGGCTACAGCTACACGCTGGCGCGGCCCACCTTCCGCGAGCTGGCGCCCTTCACCTTCTACGACTTCGTGCGCCGCCGGAACATCTCCGGCAACCCGGACCTGAAGCAGACGCGCATCCACAACGTCGACGCGCGCGTCGAGTGGTTCGTCGGCGACAACGAGGTGCTGGCCGCCAGCGCCTTCTACAAGCGCTTCCAGAACCCCATCGAGCGCGTCATCAACTCCGTGGGCGCCGGCGACATGAACTTCGAGAACACCGCGGGCGCGGACACCTACGGCATCGAGCTGGAGGCGCGCACCTCGCTGGGCCGCCTGACGCCCTCACTCCAGCCCGTGCGCGTGGGCGCCAACCTCACGCTCATCCAGTCGCAAATCGACCTGGGCAACGTGCAGGGCCTCCAGACGAACTCGGAGCGCCCGCTCCAGGGCCAGTCCCCCTACGTCATCAACGTCAACGTCGGCTACGAGCACGCGCCGAGCGGGACGGAAGTGGCGCTGCTCTACAACGTGTACGGCCGGCGCATCAGCGAAGTGGGCACCGACAACCTGCCGGACGTCTACGAGCAGCCCTTCCACCGCGTGGACCTGGCCGTCACCCAGCAGCTCACGAAGGCGACGCAGCTGAAGCTCACCGCCTCCAACCTCCTCAACTCGAAGGTCACCCTCCAGCAGGGCGACATCACCCTTCTCCAATACCGCCCGGGCATCGCGTTCTCCGCGTCGCTGGGCCTGTCCCTGTAG
- a CDS encoding ExbD/TolR family protein — MAFDLGGGKKRGLSPSMNVTPLVDVVLVLLIIFMVVTPLLTKQMWMTVPAKSDKAEEQPPPPPDALPPVVLTVDRAGVLRINRDEVPRDQVVARLQRMLNARPDKIVFFDAGDDVPYGAAMEVLDLARGGNLTVGVLPDKLAD; from the coding sequence ATGGCATTCGACCTCGGAGGCGGCAAGAAGCGCGGACTGAGTCCGTCGATGAACGTCACGCCCCTGGTGGACGTGGTGCTCGTCCTCCTCATCATCTTCATGGTCGTCACCCCGCTGCTCACCAAGCAGATGTGGATGACGGTGCCCGCGAAGAGCGACAAGGCGGAGGAGCAGCCTCCTCCCCCGCCGGATGCACTGCCGCCGGTGGTGCTGACGGTGGACCGGGCGGGCGTGCTGCGCATCAACCGGGATGAGGTTCCGCGAGACCAGGTGGTCGCGCGGCTCCAGCGCATGCTCAACGCGCGCCCGGACAAGATTGTGTTCTTCGACGCGGGCGACGACGTGCCCTACGGCGCCGCCATGGAAGTGCTGGACCTCGCCCGGGGAGGCAACCTCACCGTGGGCGTGCTGCCGGACAAGCTCGCGGACTGA
- a CDS encoding biopolymer transporter ExbD: MSARRSSITPEMNVTPLVDVVLVLLIIFMVVTPQIESGASVELPTATNPDKENKELEPTTVSLAANGAIFMDRKELKREALLSELKALRAKKPDSPVVLKADRGVRYSEVRGVFKSMQDLGFPGINLQVIDKQRK, translated from the coding sequence ATGTCCGCCCGGCGTAGCAGCATCACCCCGGAGATGAACGTCACGCCGCTGGTCGACGTGGTGCTCGTCCTCCTCATCATCTTCATGGTCGTCACGCCGCAAATCGAGTCCGGCGCGTCCGTGGAGCTGCCCACCGCGACGAACCCCGACAAGGAGAACAAGGAGCTGGAGCCCACCACGGTGAGCCTGGCGGCGAACGGGGCCATCTTCATGGACCGCAAGGAGCTCAAGCGCGAGGCGCTGCTGTCCGAGCTGAAGGCCCTGCGCGCGAAGAAGCCCGACTCGCCGGTGGTGCTGAAGGCGGACCGGGGCGTGCGCTACTCCGAGGTGCGCGGCGTCTTCAAGAGCATGCAGGACCTGGGCTTCCCGGGCATCAACCTGCAAGTCATCGACAAGCAGCGCAAGTAG
- a CDS encoding MotA/TolQ/ExbB proton channel family protein produces the protein MNFNLRDIYNHMGVFALGIAWTLMLFAVASLAVFFERLFVFFRSRTTSRAFAARAGQLLMQHQHDALVKEAEGTKGSHLATLLGGGMKTFLAKSKLPAGKLGPVELTRRELVRINERVSADVRRGMSVLATVGSVAPFVGLLGTVVGIIEAFSGIAKEGSGGLGAVSSGIAEALVVTALGLLVAIPAVLMFNFLSTRADALQLSLDNARSELMDHLEDMVTDKRTSTNNGAVATGPETVARREGLDVRPA, from the coding sequence ATGAACTTCAATCTCAGGGACATCTACAACCACATGGGCGTGTTCGCCCTGGGCATCGCCTGGACGCTGATGCTCTTCGCCGTCGCGTCCCTGGCGGTGTTCTTCGAGCGTCTGTTCGTCTTCTTCCGCTCCCGCACCACGTCGCGCGCCTTCGCCGCTCGCGCGGGGCAACTGCTGATGCAGCACCAGCACGACGCGCTGGTGAAGGAAGCGGAAGGCACCAAGGGCAGCCACCTGGCCACGCTGCTGGGCGGTGGCATGAAGACGTTCCTCGCCAAGTCGAAGCTGCCCGCGGGCAAGCTGGGCCCGGTGGAGCTCACCCGCCGCGAGCTGGTGCGCATCAACGAGCGCGTCAGCGCGGACGTGCGGCGCGGCATGTCGGTCCTCGCCACGGTAGGCTCGGTGGCGCCGTTCGTGGGCCTGCTGGGCACGGTGGTGGGCATCATCGAGGCCTTCTCCGGCATCGCCAAGGAGGGCTCCGGCGGCCTGGGCGCGGTGTCCAGCGGCATCGCGGAGGCGCTCGTTGTCACCGCGCTGGGCCTGCTCGTCGCCATCCCCGCGGTGCTGATGTTCAACTTCCTGTCCACCCGCGCGGACGCGCTCCAGCTCTCGCTGGACAACGCCCGCAGCGAGCTGATGGACCACCTGGAGGACATGGTCACCGACAAGCGCACCAGCACGAACAACGGCGCGGTGGCCACGGGTCCGGAGACGGTGGCGCGCCGGGAGGGGCTCGATGTCCGCCCGGCGTAG
- a CDS encoding energy transducer TonB, giving the protein MFETFDSATDVQAARRFALSTTASVGVFVLIGVVAVSAASKVREVIQEKKGTDVVFRPPPPPVVEVKPPPPPPPPPPKPKLLPKAAPPALAKAPPPAAPVVAPAPIVAPQAVPLEKPPEAATETVAAAPIAVGGTGALVPGGVVGGTGSGEALVGGGGRAAPINLPESATPPEPLESNLIPDYPSEARSKGLEGMVILKGVVEVDGRVTQLKVMRGDEPFASAALAAVRSWRFKPAVVEGRPTAVFRIFKVPFRLKS; this is encoded by the coding sequence ATGTTTGAAACGTTCGACAGCGCCACCGATGTCCAGGCAGCCCGGAGGTTCGCGCTCTCCACCACGGCCTCCGTCGGCGTCTTCGTGCTCATCGGAGTCGTCGCCGTCTCCGCCGCGAGCAAGGTGCGCGAGGTCATCCAGGAGAAGAAGGGCACGGACGTCGTCTTCCGTCCGCCCCCGCCTCCCGTCGTCGAGGTGAAGCCCCCGCCTCCGCCTCCACCGCCTCCTCCCAAGCCCAAGCTGTTGCCCAAGGCCGCGCCGCCCGCGCTCGCCAAGGCGCCGCCTCCCGCCGCGCCCGTCGTCGCGCCCGCGCCCATCGTCGCCCCGCAGGCCGTGCCGCTCGAGAAGCCGCCCGAGGCCGCGACGGAGACAGTCGCCGCGGCGCCCATCGCCGTCGGTGGCACGGGCGCGCTGGTGCCCGGGGGCGTGGTGGGTGGCACCGGCAGCGGTGAGGCCCTCGTGGGCGGAGGTGGCCGCGCGGCGCCCATCAACCTTCCCGAGTCGGCCACGCCGCCGGAGCCGCTCGAGTCCAACCTCATCCCCGACTACCCCTCAGAAGCCCGCTCCAAGGGGCTGGAGGGCATGGTCATCCTCAAGGGTGTCGTCGAGGTGGATGGCCGCGTCACGCAGCTCAAGGTGATGCGCGGCGATGAGCCCTTCGCGAGCGCCGCGCTCGCGGCCGTGCGCTCGTGGCGCTTCAAGCCCGCGGTCGTCGAGGGCCGCCCCACCGCCGTGTTCCGCATCTTCAAGGTTCCTTTCCGTCTCAAGTCGTAG
- a CDS encoding glycosyltransferase family 87 protein, with product MTSSSQSASVLSEDSAPANDLSTKSARWLWWLVLAVLLVAAVAVGQHPRRGADFRVYLTAAERFIEGTDLYRVSDGTMPFKYAPITAPLFIPFSFLPARLAVALWNVGSILALIAVARLTRRASHGPGEATPWDWGPPLATIALLPALTFELFYGQVDVVMLLLVVLAATGAERGQVWRPGAAFALAFLLKPPAAFVGLFFLWRRHWRVIGATAVFGLLLSLPTLARYGWDGALTQFQLWSETLARTTPPWVLQSNAQGLPTLILPYLEPASAGGTPSSFAITLAQLIAIACFLAALVWVRPGPADLLALCCLGVTLLSPLAWRANFVLAWPLVRAAAEGRSRFNLSLVAMIAFVGIGVSDSTLGPELSREVLMLRPFTLVYSALLIAMLWQVRLQGAPRAMTPGGTLARLPRTLRGMQSP from the coding sequence GTGACGAGCTCGTCCCAGTCCGCGAGTGTCTTGAGCGAGGACTCCGCCCCCGCGAACGACCTCTCCACGAAGTCGGCCCGCTGGCTCTGGTGGCTGGTGCTCGCGGTGCTGCTGGTGGCCGCCGTCGCCGTCGGCCAGCACCCCAGGCGAGGCGCGGACTTCCGCGTCTACCTCACCGCCGCCGAGCGTTTCATCGAAGGCACGGACCTCTACCGCGTCTCCGACGGCACCATGCCGTTCAAGTACGCGCCCATCACCGCGCCCCTCTTCATCCCCTTCTCCTTCCTGCCCGCACGCCTCGCCGTCGCGCTGTGGAACGTCGGCTCCATCCTCGCGCTCATCGCCGTGGCCCGCCTCACGCGCCGCGCGTCGCATGGCCCGGGTGAGGCCACGCCGTGGGACTGGGGCCCGCCGCTCGCCACCATCGCGCTGCTGCCCGCGCTCACCTTCGAGCTGTTCTACGGCCAGGTCGACGTCGTCATGCTCCTGCTCGTGGTCCTCGCGGCGACGGGCGCCGAGCGGGGCCAGGTGTGGCGGCCGGGCGCGGCCTTCGCGCTCGCGTTCCTCCTCAAGCCGCCCGCGGCATTCGTGGGCCTCTTCTTCCTGTGGCGCAGGCACTGGCGCGTCATCGGCGCCACCGCGGTCTTCGGCCTCCTGCTCTCGCTGCCCACGCTCGCCCGCTATGGCTGGGATGGCGCCCTCACCCAGTTCCAGCTCTGGAGCGAGACGCTGGCCCGCACCACGCCGCCGTGGGTGCTCCAGTCCAACGCGCAGGGCCTGCCCACCCTCATCCTCCCGTACCTCGAGCCGGCGTCCGCGGGCGGCACCCCGTCCTCCTTCGCCATCACCCTGGCCCAGCTCATCGCCATCGCGTGCTTCCTGGCCGCGCTCGTGTGGGTCCGACCCGGGCCCGCGGACCTGCTCGCGCTGTGCTGCCTGGGCGTGACGCTCCTGTCACCGCTGGCCTGGCGCGCGAACTTCGTGCTCGCCTGGCCGCTGGTGCGGGCCGCCGCGGAGGGACGCTCACGCTTCAACCTCTCGCTCGTCGCGATGATTGCCTTCGTCGGCATCGGGGTGTCCGACTCGACGTTGGGGCCGGAGCTGTCGCGCGAGGTGCTGATGCTGCGCCCGTTCACGCTCGTCTACTCGGCGCTGCTGATCGCCATGTTGTGGCAGGTCCGCCTGCAGGGTGCGCCTCGCGCGATGACACCGGGTGGCACTCTGGCGCGTCTGCCGCGCACGCTGCGTGGCATGCAGTCACCGTGA
- a CDS encoding NAD(P)/FAD-dependent oxidoreductase — protein sequence MADVFDVVVVGGGPTGENAGARAAAAGLSVALVEHELLGGECSYWACIPSKALLRPAEALWLVKQVPGSREAIKGPLVASAVLEHRDSMVKHYDDDSQAKWAERAKLTVVRGHGKLAGPRKVRVESQDGTTRELEARRAVVLATGSRPRIPDIPGLREARPWDNREGTGARQVPRRLLVLGGGVVAVELAQAWRSLGSEVTLVARGKALLSRFEPFVGERVAQALRESGVTVLLGTTATSVSRPGGQGEVTVKLSTGAEHRADALLVAMGRVPHTDALGLETVGLKSGEAVRVDDQLRAKGVEGGWLYACGDVNGRNLLTHMGKYQARLVGDVIAGKKASAWADSRATPQVIFTHPQVASVGLTEAQARETGLPVRTVEYDLGKVTGTALFGEDLGGITKLVVDEKRRVVLGATFVGPEVGEMLHAATIAVAGEVSLDTLWHAVPSFPTMSEVWLRLLETYGL from the coding sequence ATGGCGGATGTCTTCGATGTGGTGGTGGTCGGAGGCGGACCCACGGGGGAGAACGCGGGGGCGCGCGCCGCCGCGGCCGGCCTGTCCGTGGCGCTGGTGGAGCACGAGCTGCTGGGCGGTGAGTGCTCGTACTGGGCCTGCATCCCCAGCAAGGCGCTGCTGCGTCCCGCGGAGGCCCTCTGGTTGGTGAAGCAGGTCCCCGGCTCGCGCGAGGCCATCAAGGGCCCCCTGGTCGCCAGCGCGGTGCTGGAGCATCGGGACTCGATGGTGAAGCACTACGACGACGACTCGCAGGCGAAGTGGGCCGAGCGCGCGAAGCTGACGGTGGTGCGTGGACACGGCAAGCTCGCCGGCCCGCGCAAGGTCCGCGTGGAGAGCCAGGACGGCACGACGCGCGAGCTGGAGGCACGGCGCGCGGTGGTGCTGGCCACGGGCAGCCGGCCTCGCATCCCGGACATCCCGGGGCTGCGCGAGGCCAGGCCGTGGGACAACCGCGAGGGCACGGGCGCGCGGCAGGTGCCTCGGCGGCTGCTGGTGCTGGGCGGGGGCGTGGTGGCGGTGGAGCTGGCGCAGGCGTGGCGCTCGCTGGGCTCGGAGGTGACGCTGGTGGCGCGCGGAAAGGCGCTGCTCTCCCGCTTCGAGCCCTTCGTGGGTGAGCGTGTCGCGCAAGCACTGCGCGAGAGCGGCGTCACGGTGCTCCTCGGCACCACGGCCACGAGCGTCAGCCGTCCCGGAGGACAGGGCGAGGTGACGGTGAAGCTCTCCACGGGCGCGGAGCACCGCGCGGACGCGCTGCTGGTGGCCATGGGCCGCGTGCCGCACACGGATGCGCTGGGCTTGGAGACCGTGGGACTGAAGTCCGGCGAGGCGGTGCGGGTGGACGACCAGCTCCGGGCGAAGGGCGTGGAGGGAGGGTGGCTCTACGCCTGCGGCGACGTGAACGGGCGCAACCTCCTGACCCACATGGGCAAATACCAGGCGCGGCTCGTCGGCGATGTCATCGCGGGCAAGAAGGCGAGCGCGTGGGCGGACTCGAGGGCCACGCCCCAGGTCATCTTCACGCACCCGCAGGTGGCCAGCGTGGGACTCACGGAGGCGCAGGCCCGTGAGACGGGGCTGCCCGTGCGCACCGTGGAGTACGACCTGGGGAAGGTGACGGGCACGGCCCTCTTCGGCGAGGACCTGGGCGGCATCACCAAGCTGGTGGTGGATGAAAAGCGCCGCGTCGTCCTGGGCGCCACCTTCGTCGGCCCCGAGGTGGGGGAGATGCTGCACGCGGCCACCATCGCCGTGGCGGGCGAGGTCTCCCTCGATACGCTCTGGCACGCCGTGCCTTCGTTTCCCACCATGAGCGAGGTGTGGCTGCGATTGCTGGAGACCTACGGCCTCTAG